From Oryza sativa Japonica Group chromosome 4, ASM3414082v1, one genomic window encodes:
- the LOC136356142 gene encoding uncharacterized protein, whose protein sequence is MATQTQLLQAIASNQGNRGGSSFGEFMRTKPPTFATAEEPMDAEDWLRIIEKKLTLVRVREADKVIFAANQLEGPAGDWWDTYKEAREEDAGEPNWEEFTTAFRDNFVPAAVMRMKKNEFRKLRQGNTTVQEYLNRFTQLARYATRDLADEEEKIDKFIEGLNDELRGPMIGQDHDSFQSLINKVVRLENDRKVVEHNRKRRLAMNRPPQTAPQRPKGTTPSAWRPTVVTTSRPAASSNFHRPVTIQNRAPTPNQAATGSQSIEE, encoded by the coding sequence ATGGCCACCCAAACTCAACTTCTGCAAGCTATCGCGAGCAACCAAGGCAACCGCGGAGGGTCAAGCTTTGGAGAGTTTATGAGGACCAAGCCACCCACATTCGCCACAGCTGAAGAACCTATGGATGCTGAAGATTGGTTAAGGatcattgagaagaagctaaCTCTTGTTCGAGTACGTGAGGCCGATAAGGTGATCTTTGCGGCAAACCAATTGGAAGGACCAGCCGGAGATTGGTGGGACACGTACAAAGAAGCCCGAGAAGAAGATGCTGGAGAACCAAACTGGGAGGAATTTACCACAGCCTTCCGTGACAACTTTGTGCCTGCCGCGGTGATGCGGATGAAGAAGAACGAGTTCAGGAAACTACGGCAAGGGAATACCACAGTACAAGAGTACCTGAACCGTTTCACTCAGCTGGCGCGCTACGCAACTAGAGATCTTGCCGACGAAGAGGAAAAGATCGACAAATTCATTGAAGGCTTGAATGACGAGTTACGCGGGCCCATGATTGGACAAGACCACGATAGTTTCCAGAGCTTAATCAATAAGGTCGTCAGGCTGGAGAACGACCGGAAGGTAGTGGAGCACAATCGTAAAAGGAGGCTTGCCATGAACCGCCCGCCTCAGACCGCCCCCCAGCGTCCTAAAGGGACAACCCCCTCAGCATGGAGACCAACAGTGGTGACAACCAGTCGACCTGCCGCCTCCAGCAATTTCCACAGGCCGGTTACCATTCAGAACCGCGCTCCTACACCGAATCAGGCCGCCACTGGATCA